One region of Pogona vitticeps strain Pit_001003342236 chromosome 1, PviZW2.1, whole genome shotgun sequence genomic DNA includes:
- the ADARB1 gene encoding double-stranded RNA-specific editase 1 isoform X5 codes for MQGEDWAKDSFCLRKQHLHQSRSLKKCLTMDADDEENMSSGSTDVKENRNMDNISSKDGSVQGTGEGNQLSNGGGTGSRKRPLEEGSNGHSKFRPKKRKKTPGPVLPKNALMQLNEIKPGLQYKLISQTGPVHAPIFVMAVEVNGQMFEGSGPTKKKAKLHAAEKALRSFVQFPNASEAHLAMGRTLSINTDFTSDQADFPDTLFNGFENPAHSDHSFYLDSNGDGSFSSSTDYSLSCTLASNLIQSSLPTPSPYPSTSGKNPVMILNELRPGLKYEFLSESGESHAKNFVMAVSVDGHTFQGSGRNKKLAKARAAQSALASLFNMHLDQTPSHQPIPSEGLQLHLPQVLADAVARLVVDKFSNLTDNFTSPHARRKVLAGVVMTTGTDVKDAQVISVSTGTKCINGEYMSDRGLALNDCHAEIIARRCLLKFLYAQLELLLSNKEDQQKSIFIKSEQSGFKLKENVQFHLYISTSPCGDARIFSPHEAAQEDQGDRHPNRKARGQLRTKIESGEGTIPVRSTATIQTWDGVLQGERLLTMSCSDKIARWNVLGIQGALLSLFVEPIYFSSIILGSLYHGDHLSRAVYQRIAEIDNLPILYMLNKPLLSDLTSITCTPSSKLLIKILKSTAPRTEPWSTPPS; via the exons GTTCAGGCAGCACTGATGTTAAAGAGAACCGCAACATGGACAACATTTCCTCTAAAGATGGGAGTGTACAAGGTACCGGGGAGGGAAATCAGCTTTCCAATGGTGGTGGCACAGGAAGCAGGAAACGACCATTGGAAGAGGGAAGCAATGGCCACTCCAAATTCCGCcccaagaagaggaagaaaacgcCAGGGCCAGTCTTGCCAAAGAATGCCCTCATGCAGCTGAATGAAATCAAGCCTGGTTTACAATACAAGCTCATTTCCCAAACAGGACCTGTTCATGCCCCTATTTTTGTAATGGCAGTAGAGGTTAATGGGCAGATGTTTGAAGGCTCTGGcccaacaaaaaagaaagcaaagctcCATGCAGCGGAGAAGGCTCTGAGGTCTTTTGTTCAATTTCCTAATGCTTCTGAAGCACACCTAGCCATGGGAAGAACTTTGTCAATCAATACAGACTTTACCTCTGACCAAGCAGATTTCCCGGACACACTCTTCAATGGCTTTGAAAATCCAGCCCACTCTGATCATTCTTTTTATTTGGATTCCAATGGAGATGGTTCCTTTAGCTCTAGCACAGATTACAGCCTGTCCTGTACTCTGGCTAGTAACCTTATCCAGTCCTCTCTCCCAACTCCTTCACCGTATCCATCAACAAGTGGGAAGAATCCAGTTATGATACTGAATGAGCTCAGACCAGGGTTAAAGTATGAGTTTCTTTCAGAGAGTGGAGAAAGCCATGCTAAAAATTTTGTGATGGCTGTGTCAGTGGATGGTCACACATTTCAAGGatctggaagaaacaaaaaacttGCAAAGGCTCGGGCAGCTCAGTCAGCTCTTGCATCCTTGTTTAATATGCATCTGGATCAGACTCCTTCTCACCAACCTATTCCTAGTGAGGGGCTTCAGTTACACTTGCCACAG GTTTTAGCTGATGCTGTTGCGCGCTTGGTGGTGGATAAATTCAGCAATTTGACAGATAACTTTACATCACCTCATGCACGCAGAAAAGTACTGGCTGGTGTTGTCATGACAACAG GTACTGATGTGAAAGACGCTCAAGTTATAAGTGTTTCTACAGGAACAAAGTGTATTAATGGAGAATATATGAGTGATCGTGGTCTTGCACTAAATGACTGCCATGCAGAAATTATAGCACGGAGATGTCTCCTTAAATTTCTCTATGCACAACTTGAACTCCTCTTAAG TAATAAGGAAGATCAACAGAAATCTATTTTTATCAAGTCAGAACAAAGTGGCTTTAAATTGAAAGAAAATGTGCAGTTTCATCTCTATATCAGTACTTCTCCTTGTGGTGATGCTCGGATCTTTTCGCCGCATGAAGCAGCACAAGAAG ATCAGGGAGATAGGCATCCAAACAGGAAAGCAAGAGGGCAACTCCGAACAAAAATTGAATCTGGAGAAGGAACAATTCCCGTCCGATCTACAGCTACCATCCAGACATGGGATGGGGTTCTTCAAGGGGAGAGATTGCTCACTATGTCATGCAGTGATAAGATTGCTCG ATGGAATGTGCTTGGTATTCAAGGAGCGTTGCTTAGTCTCTTTGTGGAGCCAATTTACTTCTCCAGCATTATCTTGGGAAGCTTATACCATGGCGATCACCTATCCAGGGCAGTATACCAGCGAATAGCAGAGATAGACAATCTACCCATTCTCTACATGCTTAATAAACCTTTACTTAGTG atttgacaagcattacctgcactccctcatctaaattattaataaaaatactgaagagcaccgcacccaggactgagccttggagtactcctcccagttag